Proteins encoded within one genomic window of Nicotiana tabacum cultivar K326 unplaced genomic scaffold, ASM71507v2 Un00002, whole genome shotgun sequence:
- the LOC107793338 gene encoding uncharacterized protein LOC107793338 isoform X2 — translation MSTSLTSPTPRTFCSLTNSCRTSLVSLNTHNNIGRLPKGILSVTFYHRPSQSCNFKLCFPTGGLFFPFCKRGCVVSAASPKLYGNKRYQLNSSLGSQSYTDLKDNVPSSLHILEEQLRDLFNEVHAMIRIGKENEARDLLLANYEAVKEQIDAGNKGIEEAAILDVTALGYMALGDTSSVKPLLDALGEIVDDLKDEEPLLDSILTHMGNMYEKLENFEMSICLYGRAVKVIERLYGNTSSFIVTPLLGMAKVLGSHRKTTKAIEAYHRVVKILESSRGEESEELVVPLFAMGNLLLKEGRVADAENAFNRILTTYMKLYGENDGRVGLSMSYLARAKCAKGDVNEAIELYKEALRRLKDSDYIAIDDQIMEKMRVDLAELLHVVGRGEEGRLLLEECLLITEKFKGEGHPSSVSHLVNLATSYSQSKRFAEAERMLRMSLQIMLKNVSPDDQSITFPMLHLAVTLYNLNRSEEAEKYALEVLQIREKAFGKDSLPVEFLYAGEALDCLVSIQTQLGKDDGELLELLKRVLKIQEKAFGTDSEEVMETLKKIVYYLEKMGRRHDKLPLQRRLSKLRSKYNQMVQY, via the exons ATGTCTACTTCCCTAACCTCTCCTACTCCTCGCACCTTTTGCTCACTCACCAATTCCTGCAG GACGAGTCTTGTATCTTTAAATACCCATAATAATATTGGCCGACTACCCAAAGGCATATTGTCTGTCACCTTTTATCACCGTCCATCTCAAAGTTGCAATTTTAAGCTTTGCTTTCCTACTGGTGGGCTGTTTTTCCCTTTTTGCAAAAGGGGTTGTGTTGTGTCAGCTGCTTCACCCAAATTGTACGGAAACAAACGGTATCAACTTAATTCAAGTCTTGGTTCTCAGAG TTACACGGATTTAAAGGACAATGTGCCTAGCAGTCTGCATATTCTCGAGGAGCAGCTGAGGGATTTATTTAATGAAGTCCATGCCATGATAAGAATAGGGAAGGAAAATGAGGCCAGAGATCTGCTTCTAGCGAATTATGAAGCTGTCAAAGAACAGATAGATGCAGGTAACAAGGGTATAGAAGAAGCTGCTATTCTTGATGTAACAGCCTTGGGATACATGGCTCTTGGGGATACAAGTTCTGTCAAACCCCTGTTGGATGCG TTGGGCGAGATTGTTGATGACTTGAAAGATGAGGAGCCTCTTCTGGACTCGATACTCACACATATGGGTAATATGtatgaaaaattggaaaattttgaGATGTCCATTTGTCTCTATGGAAGAGCTGTCAAAGTTATTGAGAGACTCTATG GAAATACCAGTTCTTTTATCGTCACTCCATTGTTAGGGATGGCAAAAGTCCTGGGTTCTCATCGAAAGACCACAAAAGCAATAGAGGCATACCATCGTGTGGTTAAAATACTCGAATCTAGCAGGGGTGAAGAAAGTGAAGAATTGGTAGTTCCTTTATTTGCGATGGGCAATCTTCTTCTGAAGGAAGGGAGAGTGGCTGATGCAGAAAATGCTTTTAATAG AATTTTGACCACATACATGAAGTTATATGGAGAAAATGATGGCAGAGTTGGACTGTCTATGAGTTATCTTGCACGTGCAAAATGTGCAAAAG GAGACGTGAATGAAGCCATTGAGCTGTATAAAGAGGCTCTTCGTAGGCTGAAAGATTCTGATTATATAGCCATAGATGATCAAATAATGGAGAAGATGAGAGTAGACTTGGCTGAATTGCTTCATGTGGTTGGAAG AGGTGAAGAAGGCCGCCTGCTACTGGAGGAATGCTTGTTGATAACTGAGAAGTTCAAGGGAGAGGGGCATCCCAGTTCAGTCTCCCATTTAGTGAATCTAGCCACTTCTTATTCACAGTCCAAAAGATTTGCAGAAGCTGAGCGCATGCTGAGGATGAGTTTGCAGATTATGTTGAAGAATGTTTCACCTGATGATCAATCCATTACTTTCCCAATGCTGCATCTTGCAGTTACTCTCTACAATCTAAACCGTAGCGAGGAAGCCGAAAAATATGCATTAGAGGTTCTGCAAATCCGTGAGAAGGCATTTGGGAAAGATTCTCTACCAGTTG AGTTTCTATATGCAGGGGAGGCTCTTGACTGTTTGGTCTCCATTCAGACCCAGCTGGGAAAGGATGACGGTGAATTGCTAGAGTTGCTCAAGAGAGTACTGAAAATTCAAGAGAAAGCTTTTGGTACTGATAGCGAGGAAGTCATGGAAACACTTAAAAAGATTGTATATTACTTGGAGAAGATGGGGAGGAGACATGACAAACTCCCTCtgcaaagaagattatcaaagcTCAGAAGTAAATATAACCAAATGGTTCAATATTAA
- the LOC107793338 gene encoding uncharacterized protein LOC107793338 isoform X1 has product MSTSLTSPTPRTFCSLTNSCRTSLVSLNTHNNIGRLPKGILSVTFYHRPSQSCNFKLCFPTGGLFFPFCKRGCVVSAASPKLYGNKRYQLNSSLGSQSSYTDLKDNVPSSLHILEEQLRDLFNEVHAMIRIGKENEARDLLLANYEAVKEQIDAGNKGIEEAAILDVTALGYMALGDTSSVKPLLDALGEIVDDLKDEEPLLDSILTHMGNMYEKLENFEMSICLYGRAVKVIERLYGNTSSFIVTPLLGMAKVLGSHRKTTKAIEAYHRVVKILESSRGEESEELVVPLFAMGNLLLKEGRVADAENAFNRILTTYMKLYGENDGRVGLSMSYLARAKCAKGDVNEAIELYKEALRRLKDSDYIAIDDQIMEKMRVDLAELLHVVGRGEEGRLLLEECLLITEKFKGEGHPSSVSHLVNLATSYSQSKRFAEAERMLRMSLQIMLKNVSPDDQSITFPMLHLAVTLYNLNRSEEAEKYALEVLQIREKAFGKDSLPVEFLYAGEALDCLVSIQTQLGKDDGELLELLKRVLKIQEKAFGTDSEEVMETLKKIVYYLEKMGRRHDKLPLQRRLSKLRSKYNQMVQY; this is encoded by the exons ATGTCTACTTCCCTAACCTCTCCTACTCCTCGCACCTTTTGCTCACTCACCAATTCCTGCAG GACGAGTCTTGTATCTTTAAATACCCATAATAATATTGGCCGACTACCCAAAGGCATATTGTCTGTCACCTTTTATCACCGTCCATCTCAAAGTTGCAATTTTAAGCTTTGCTTTCCTACTGGTGGGCTGTTTTTCCCTTTTTGCAAAAGGGGTTGTGTTGTGTCAGCTGCTTCACCCAAATTGTACGGAAACAAACGGTATCAACTTAATTCAAGTCTTGGTTCTCAGAG CAGTTACACGGATTTAAAGGACAATGTGCCTAGCAGTCTGCATATTCTCGAGGAGCAGCTGAGGGATTTATTTAATGAAGTCCATGCCATGATAAGAATAGGGAAGGAAAATGAGGCCAGAGATCTGCTTCTAGCGAATTATGAAGCTGTCAAAGAACAGATAGATGCAGGTAACAAGGGTATAGAAGAAGCTGCTATTCTTGATGTAACAGCCTTGGGATACATGGCTCTTGGGGATACAAGTTCTGTCAAACCCCTGTTGGATGCG TTGGGCGAGATTGTTGATGACTTGAAAGATGAGGAGCCTCTTCTGGACTCGATACTCACACATATGGGTAATATGtatgaaaaattggaaaattttgaGATGTCCATTTGTCTCTATGGAAGAGCTGTCAAAGTTATTGAGAGACTCTATG GAAATACCAGTTCTTTTATCGTCACTCCATTGTTAGGGATGGCAAAAGTCCTGGGTTCTCATCGAAAGACCACAAAAGCAATAGAGGCATACCATCGTGTGGTTAAAATACTCGAATCTAGCAGGGGTGAAGAAAGTGAAGAATTGGTAGTTCCTTTATTTGCGATGGGCAATCTTCTTCTGAAGGAAGGGAGAGTGGCTGATGCAGAAAATGCTTTTAATAG AATTTTGACCACATACATGAAGTTATATGGAGAAAATGATGGCAGAGTTGGACTGTCTATGAGTTATCTTGCACGTGCAAAATGTGCAAAAG GAGACGTGAATGAAGCCATTGAGCTGTATAAAGAGGCTCTTCGTAGGCTGAAAGATTCTGATTATATAGCCATAGATGATCAAATAATGGAGAAGATGAGAGTAGACTTGGCTGAATTGCTTCATGTGGTTGGAAG AGGTGAAGAAGGCCGCCTGCTACTGGAGGAATGCTTGTTGATAACTGAGAAGTTCAAGGGAGAGGGGCATCCCAGTTCAGTCTCCCATTTAGTGAATCTAGCCACTTCTTATTCACAGTCCAAAAGATTTGCAGAAGCTGAGCGCATGCTGAGGATGAGTTTGCAGATTATGTTGAAGAATGTTTCACCTGATGATCAATCCATTACTTTCCCAATGCTGCATCTTGCAGTTACTCTCTACAATCTAAACCGTAGCGAGGAAGCCGAAAAATATGCATTAGAGGTTCTGCAAATCCGTGAGAAGGCATTTGGGAAAGATTCTCTACCAGTTG AGTTTCTATATGCAGGGGAGGCTCTTGACTGTTTGGTCTCCATTCAGACCCAGCTGGGAAAGGATGACGGTGAATTGCTAGAGTTGCTCAAGAGAGTACTGAAAATTCAAGAGAAAGCTTTTGGTACTGATAGCGAGGAAGTCATGGAAACACTTAAAAAGATTGTATATTACTTGGAGAAGATGGGGAGGAGACATGACAAACTCCCTCtgcaaagaagattatcaaagcTCAGAAGTAAATATAACCAAATGGTTCAATATTAA
- the LOC107793338 gene encoding uncharacterized protein LOC107793338 isoform X4 yields MSTSLTSPTPRTFCSLTNSCRTSLVSLNTHNNIGRLPKGILSVTFYHRPSQSCNFKLCFPTGGLFFPFCKRGCVVSAASPKLYGNKRYQLNSSLGSQSYTDLKDNVPSSLHILEEQLRDLFNEVHAMIRIGKENEARDLLLANYEAVKEQIDAGNKGIEEAAILDVTALGYMALGDTSSVKPLLDALGEIVDDLKDEEPLLDSILTHMGNMYEKLENFEMSICLYGRAVKVIERLYGNTSSFIVTPLLGMAKVLGSHRKTTKAIEAYHRVVKILESSRGEESEELVVPLFAMGNLLLKEGRVADAENAFNRILTTYMKLYGENDGRVGLSMSYLARAKCAKGDVNEAIELYKEALRRLKDSDYIAIDDQIMEKMRVDLAELLHVVGRGEEGRLLLEECLLITEKFKGEGHPSSVSHLVNLATSYSQSKRFAEAERMLRMSLQIMLKNVSPDDQSITFPMLHLAVTLYNLNRSEEAEKYALEVLQIREKAFGKDSLPVGEALDCLVSIQTQLGKDDGELLELLKRVLKIQEKAFGTDSEEVMETLKKIVYYLEKMGRRHDKLPLQRRLSKLRSKYNQMVQY; encoded by the exons ATGTCTACTTCCCTAACCTCTCCTACTCCTCGCACCTTTTGCTCACTCACCAATTCCTGCAG GACGAGTCTTGTATCTTTAAATACCCATAATAATATTGGCCGACTACCCAAAGGCATATTGTCTGTCACCTTTTATCACCGTCCATCTCAAAGTTGCAATTTTAAGCTTTGCTTTCCTACTGGTGGGCTGTTTTTCCCTTTTTGCAAAAGGGGTTGTGTTGTGTCAGCTGCTTCACCCAAATTGTACGGAAACAAACGGTATCAACTTAATTCAAGTCTTGGTTCTCAGAG TTACACGGATTTAAAGGACAATGTGCCTAGCAGTCTGCATATTCTCGAGGAGCAGCTGAGGGATTTATTTAATGAAGTCCATGCCATGATAAGAATAGGGAAGGAAAATGAGGCCAGAGATCTGCTTCTAGCGAATTATGAAGCTGTCAAAGAACAGATAGATGCAGGTAACAAGGGTATAGAAGAAGCTGCTATTCTTGATGTAACAGCCTTGGGATACATGGCTCTTGGGGATACAAGTTCTGTCAAACCCCTGTTGGATGCG TTGGGCGAGATTGTTGATGACTTGAAAGATGAGGAGCCTCTTCTGGACTCGATACTCACACATATGGGTAATATGtatgaaaaattggaaaattttgaGATGTCCATTTGTCTCTATGGAAGAGCTGTCAAAGTTATTGAGAGACTCTATG GAAATACCAGTTCTTTTATCGTCACTCCATTGTTAGGGATGGCAAAAGTCCTGGGTTCTCATCGAAAGACCACAAAAGCAATAGAGGCATACCATCGTGTGGTTAAAATACTCGAATCTAGCAGGGGTGAAGAAAGTGAAGAATTGGTAGTTCCTTTATTTGCGATGGGCAATCTTCTTCTGAAGGAAGGGAGAGTGGCTGATGCAGAAAATGCTTTTAATAG AATTTTGACCACATACATGAAGTTATATGGAGAAAATGATGGCAGAGTTGGACTGTCTATGAGTTATCTTGCACGTGCAAAATGTGCAAAAG GAGACGTGAATGAAGCCATTGAGCTGTATAAAGAGGCTCTTCGTAGGCTGAAAGATTCTGATTATATAGCCATAGATGATCAAATAATGGAGAAGATGAGAGTAGACTTGGCTGAATTGCTTCATGTGGTTGGAAG AGGTGAAGAAGGCCGCCTGCTACTGGAGGAATGCTTGTTGATAACTGAGAAGTTCAAGGGAGAGGGGCATCCCAGTTCAGTCTCCCATTTAGTGAATCTAGCCACTTCTTATTCACAGTCCAAAAGATTTGCAGAAGCTGAGCGCATGCTGAGGATGAGTTTGCAGATTATGTTGAAGAATGTTTCACCTGATGATCAATCCATTACTTTCCCAATGCTGCATCTTGCAGTTACTCTCTACAATCTAAACCGTAGCGAGGAAGCCGAAAAATATGCATTAGAGGTTCTGCAAATCCGTGAGAAGGCATTTGGGAAAGATTCTCTACCAGTTG GGGAGGCTCTTGACTGTTTGGTCTCCATTCAGACCCAGCTGGGAAAGGATGACGGTGAATTGCTAGAGTTGCTCAAGAGAGTACTGAAAATTCAAGAGAAAGCTTTTGGTACTGATAGCGAGGAAGTCATGGAAACACTTAAAAAGATTGTATATTACTTGGAGAAGATGGGGAGGAGACATGACAAACTCCCTCtgcaaagaagattatcaaagcTCAGAAGTAAATATAACCAAATGGTTCAATATTAA
- the LOC107793338 gene encoding uncharacterized protein LOC107793338 isoform X3, which yields MSTSLTSPTPRTFCSLTNSCRTSLVSLNTHNNIGRLPKGILSVTFYHRPSQSCNFKLCFPTGGLFFPFCKRGCVVSAASPKLYGNKRYQLNSSLGSQSSYTDLKDNVPSSLHILEEQLRDLFNEVHAMIRIGKENEARDLLLANYEAVKEQIDAGNKGIEEAAILDVTALGYMALGDTSSVKPLLDALGEIVDDLKDEEPLLDSILTHMGNMYEKLENFEMSICLYGRAVKVIERLYGNTSSFIVTPLLGMAKVLGSHRKTTKAIEAYHRVVKILESSRGEESEELVVPLFAMGNLLLKEGRVADAENAFNRILTTYMKLYGENDGRVGLSMSYLARAKCAKGDVNEAIELYKEALRRLKDSDYIAIDDQIMEKMRVDLAELLHVVGRGEEGRLLLEECLLITEKFKGEGHPSSVSHLVNLATSYSQSKRFAEAERMLRMSLQIMLKNVSPDDQSITFPMLHLAVTLYNLNRSEEAEKYALEVLQIREKAFGKDSLPVGEALDCLVSIQTQLGKDDGELLELLKRVLKIQEKAFGTDSEEVMETLKKIVYYLEKMGRRHDKLPLQRRLSKLRSKYNQMVQY from the exons ATGTCTACTTCCCTAACCTCTCCTACTCCTCGCACCTTTTGCTCACTCACCAATTCCTGCAG GACGAGTCTTGTATCTTTAAATACCCATAATAATATTGGCCGACTACCCAAAGGCATATTGTCTGTCACCTTTTATCACCGTCCATCTCAAAGTTGCAATTTTAAGCTTTGCTTTCCTACTGGTGGGCTGTTTTTCCCTTTTTGCAAAAGGGGTTGTGTTGTGTCAGCTGCTTCACCCAAATTGTACGGAAACAAACGGTATCAACTTAATTCAAGTCTTGGTTCTCAGAG CAGTTACACGGATTTAAAGGACAATGTGCCTAGCAGTCTGCATATTCTCGAGGAGCAGCTGAGGGATTTATTTAATGAAGTCCATGCCATGATAAGAATAGGGAAGGAAAATGAGGCCAGAGATCTGCTTCTAGCGAATTATGAAGCTGTCAAAGAACAGATAGATGCAGGTAACAAGGGTATAGAAGAAGCTGCTATTCTTGATGTAACAGCCTTGGGATACATGGCTCTTGGGGATACAAGTTCTGTCAAACCCCTGTTGGATGCG TTGGGCGAGATTGTTGATGACTTGAAAGATGAGGAGCCTCTTCTGGACTCGATACTCACACATATGGGTAATATGtatgaaaaattggaaaattttgaGATGTCCATTTGTCTCTATGGAAGAGCTGTCAAAGTTATTGAGAGACTCTATG GAAATACCAGTTCTTTTATCGTCACTCCATTGTTAGGGATGGCAAAAGTCCTGGGTTCTCATCGAAAGACCACAAAAGCAATAGAGGCATACCATCGTGTGGTTAAAATACTCGAATCTAGCAGGGGTGAAGAAAGTGAAGAATTGGTAGTTCCTTTATTTGCGATGGGCAATCTTCTTCTGAAGGAAGGGAGAGTGGCTGATGCAGAAAATGCTTTTAATAG AATTTTGACCACATACATGAAGTTATATGGAGAAAATGATGGCAGAGTTGGACTGTCTATGAGTTATCTTGCACGTGCAAAATGTGCAAAAG GAGACGTGAATGAAGCCATTGAGCTGTATAAAGAGGCTCTTCGTAGGCTGAAAGATTCTGATTATATAGCCATAGATGATCAAATAATGGAGAAGATGAGAGTAGACTTGGCTGAATTGCTTCATGTGGTTGGAAG AGGTGAAGAAGGCCGCCTGCTACTGGAGGAATGCTTGTTGATAACTGAGAAGTTCAAGGGAGAGGGGCATCCCAGTTCAGTCTCCCATTTAGTGAATCTAGCCACTTCTTATTCACAGTCCAAAAGATTTGCAGAAGCTGAGCGCATGCTGAGGATGAGTTTGCAGATTATGTTGAAGAATGTTTCACCTGATGATCAATCCATTACTTTCCCAATGCTGCATCTTGCAGTTACTCTCTACAATCTAAACCGTAGCGAGGAAGCCGAAAAATATGCATTAGAGGTTCTGCAAATCCGTGAGAAGGCATTTGGGAAAGATTCTCTACCAGTTG GGGAGGCTCTTGACTGTTTGGTCTCCATTCAGACCCAGCTGGGAAAGGATGACGGTGAATTGCTAGAGTTGCTCAAGAGAGTACTGAAAATTCAAGAGAAAGCTTTTGGTACTGATAGCGAGGAAGTCATGGAAACACTTAAAAAGATTGTATATTACTTGGAGAAGATGGGGAGGAGACATGACAAACTCCCTCtgcaaagaagattatcaaagcTCAGAAGTAAATATAACCAAATGGTTCAATATTAA